The following are encoded together in the Vigna unguiculata cultivar IT97K-499-35 chromosome 2, ASM411807v1, whole genome shotgun sequence genome:
- the LOC114172618 gene encoding uncharacterized protein LOC114172618 isoform X2 gives MGSKKVVLLLMVFLAVCTVTCRPFDDDLGEETKEKSEEAKKFASGVQHDAEEKTQSFSDWTQNKFSDFGADEDKEKQPTENTMMDNIEDVATSAAGTMKSAASGASDYVSEKATGAMEAVSGAMAQGKEKIDDAYDGDSKIIKMPTDMDNVKDTMREKIGDTYDNAKENIERASDKASSMGQSAKESMENAYEEGKQKMNLASEKFSDGKASEVYDDESRDKVKAMDCGNMVVDGFDEANDSKDNTGVGNEYGRDKVAETFDQAKRAVEEAYESAKNKMTREAKAKYEAAKEKASDAAGYVGAKMRNTPNQ, from the exons ATGGGAAGCAAAAAGgttgtgttgttgttgatgGTGTTTCTTGCAGTGTGTACGGTAACATGCAGGCCTTTCGATGATGATCTGGGTGAAGAAACCAAAGAAAAATCAGAGGAAGCAAAGAAGTTTGCCTCAGGAGTGCAGCATGATGCCGAGGAAAAGACCCAGTCTTTCTCTGATTGGACTCAAAACAAATTCTCTGA TTTCGGGGCTGATGAGGATAAAGAAAAACAACCGACTGAAAACACGATGATGGATAATATAGAAGATGTTGCCACGAGTGCCGCAGGGACAATGAAATCTGCAGCATCAG GAGCTTCGGATTATGTTTCGGAGAAGGCTACGGGTGCCATGGAAGCAGTTTCAGGGGCCATGGCACAAGGAAAGGAGAAAATAGATGACGCTTATGATGGAGATTCCAAGATCATCAAAATGCCAACAGATATGGATAATGTAAAAGACACAATGAGAGAAAAAATTGGAGATACCTACGACAATGCGAAGGAAAATATTGAGAGGGCTTCAGATAAAGCTTCAAGCATGGGTCAGAGTGCGAAAGAAAGCATGGAGAATGCGTATGAGGAAGGTAAGCAGAAAATGAACCTGGCATCAGAGAAATTCTCCGATGGTAAAGCAAGTGAGGTTTATGATGATGAATCTAGGGATAAAGTGAAAGCAATGGATTGTGGAAATATGGTTGTGGATGGGTTTGATGAGGCCAATGATTCTAAAGATAACACAGGCGTGGGAAATGAATATGGAAGGGACAAAGTAGCCGAAACTTTTGACCAAGCTAAACGTGCAGTGGAGGAAGCATACGAGTCGGCAAAGAATAAAATGACTCGAGAGGCAAAGGCTAAGTACGAGGCTGCAAAGGAGAAGGCTTCAGATGCCGCAGGATATGTCGGAGCTAAGATGAGGAACACCCCAAACCAATGA
- the LOC114172618 gene encoding uncharacterized protein LOC114172618 isoform X1, producing MGSKKVVLLLMVFLAVCTVTCRPFDDDLGEETKEKSEEAKKFASGVQHDAEEKTQSFSDWTQNKFSESFGADEDKEKQPTENTMMDNIEDVATSAAGTMKSAASGASDYVSEKATGAMEAVSGAMAQGKEKIDDAYDGDSKIIKMPTDMDNVKDTMREKIGDTYDNAKENIERASDKASSMGQSAKESMENAYEEGKQKMNLASEKFSDGKASEVYDDESRDKVKAMDCGNMVVDGFDEANDSKDNTGVGNEYGRDKVAETFDQAKRAVEEAYESAKNKMTREAKAKYEAAKEKASDAAGYVGAKMRNTPNQ from the exons ATGGGAAGCAAAAAGgttgtgttgttgttgatgGTGTTTCTTGCAGTGTGTACGGTAACATGCAGGCCTTTCGATGATGATCTGGGTGAAGAAACCAAAGAAAAATCAGAGGAAGCAAAGAAGTTTGCCTCAGGAGTGCAGCATGATGCCGAGGAAAAGACCCAGTCTTTCTCTGATTGGACTCAAAACAAATTCTCTGA AAGTTTCGGGGCTGATGAGGATAAAGAAAAACAACCGACTGAAAACACGATGATGGATAATATAGAAGATGTTGCCACGAGTGCCGCAGGGACAATGAAATCTGCAGCATCAG GAGCTTCGGATTATGTTTCGGAGAAGGCTACGGGTGCCATGGAAGCAGTTTCAGGGGCCATGGCACAAGGAAAGGAGAAAATAGATGACGCTTATGATGGAGATTCCAAGATCATCAAAATGCCAACAGATATGGATAATGTAAAAGACACAATGAGAGAAAAAATTGGAGATACCTACGACAATGCGAAGGAAAATATTGAGAGGGCTTCAGATAAAGCTTCAAGCATGGGTCAGAGTGCGAAAGAAAGCATGGAGAATGCGTATGAGGAAGGTAAGCAGAAAATGAACCTGGCATCAGAGAAATTCTCCGATGGTAAAGCAAGTGAGGTTTATGATGATGAATCTAGGGATAAAGTGAAAGCAATGGATTGTGGAAATATGGTTGTGGATGGGTTTGATGAGGCCAATGATTCTAAAGATAACACAGGCGTGGGAAATGAATATGGAAGGGACAAAGTAGCCGAAACTTTTGACCAAGCTAAACGTGCAGTGGAGGAAGCATACGAGTCGGCAAAGAATAAAATGACTCGAGAGGCAAAGGCTAAGTACGAGGCTGCAAAGGAGAAGGCTTCAGATGCCGCAGGATATGTCGGAGCTAAGATGAGGAACACCCCAAACCAATGA
- the LOC114172601 gene encoding zinc-finger homeodomain protein 6-like gives MEMGGQDKEIEIPTTSLGYNLPNPDSSSSSSKLSSPTVGERSTTTTHHDHHHHHQQLHQPHTLIFNDPPHHNLYPPPPPPLAPRQPHTLTPDPDLTTPIAPTSNPLRTLHPHTTTIAPASTSTSTSTPSIRYRECLRNHAASMGSHVVDGCGEFMASGEEGTPESLRCAACECHRNFHRKEVEGELQPQQPPPLSLVQNHHQQQQQQQHVPNYHSYYPNKHNGHLHYPTPSPSSLHHQRLVGSSGTPSLVPPVMMAFGGPAESSSEDLNMFQSNTGGAQLSVQAPLSSKKRFRTKFSQHQKDRMMEFAEKIGWKIQKHNEQEVQQFCSQAGVKRQVFKVWMHNNKKHPM, from the coding sequence ATGGAAATGGGAGGCCAAGATAAGGAAATAGAGATACCAACAACAAGTTTAGGTTACAACCTTCCCAACCCagattcttcttcttcctcttccaagCTCTCTTCTCCAACAGTTGGTGAAAGAAGCACCACCACCACTCATcatgatcatcatcatcatcatcaacaactTCATCAACCTCACACATTAATCTTCAACGACCCACCTCACCATAATCTCTACccaccaccacctcctcctCTTGCACCTCGTCAACCTCATACTCTCACACCAGATCCAGATCTAACCACCCCAATTGCTCCCACATCGAATCCTCTAAGAACACTACACCCCCACACAACAACAATAGCACCAGcatcaacctcaacctcaacCTCAACCCCGTCGATCAGGTACCGAGAATGTCTTCGGAACCACGCGGCAAGCATGGGGAGCCACGTGGTGGACGGCTGCGGGGAGTTCATGGCAAGCGGCGAAGAAGGTACGCCAGAATCACTAAGATGCGCCGCGTGTGAGTGCCACCGCAACTTCCACCGGAAAGAGGTCGAGGGAGAGTTACAGCCGCAACAACCACCCCCACTGTCACTAGTACAGAACCACCACCAACAACAGCAACAGCAACAACATGTTCCCAATTATCACAGCTACTACCCCAACAAGCACAATGGGCATCTTCACTACCCTACACCCTCTCCTTCTTCCCTCCATCATCAGAGATTGGTTGGTAGCAGTGGCACACCGAGTTTGGTCCCCCCAGTGATGATGGCCTTTGGAGGCCCGGCCGAATCCTCAAGTGAAGATCTCAACATGTTTCAGTCCAACACCGGAGGAGCACAGTTATCAGTGCAGGCGCCGCTTTCTTCCAAGAAGAGGTTTAGGACTAAGTTCTCTCAGCACCAGAAGGATAGGATGATGGAGTTTGCTGAAAAGATTGGTTGGAAGATTCAGAAACACAATGAACAAGAGGTACAGCAGTTTTGTTCTCAAGCGGGCGTAAAAAGACAAGTTTTCAAGGTTTGGATGCACAATAACAAGAAGCACCCAATGTAA
- the LOC114174200 gene encoding epoxide hydrolase 4-like, whose amino-acid sequence MINFVTAYEWLLHWLVRAVGLRPYMVETEPGTVIKFWGPCDAVSNGKRLCSKPVVVLLHGFCGDGIINWQCQVAALTRDYAVYVPDLLFFGGSITDKEERSPEFQAECLAAGLGKLGVEKCVVVGFSYGGFVALKMAEMYVEMVEGVVLSGAVVAVTESVVLRAVEGIGYSSISEMLLPVSVGELKILLSVACYRNLSLPNRFYADFLQAMYSNRKERAELLEALDISYKQINIPKLHQRIHLLWGEDDKIFKLEFAQKMKEKVGNNATYEGIKSAGHLVHLERPWLYNKSLKQFLSSVFPLPAAKN is encoded by the exons ATGATTAACTTTGTGACAGCATACGAGTGGTTGTTGCATTGGCTGGTGAGGGCGGTGGGGTTGAGACCTTATATGGTGGAGACAGAGCCGGGGACGGTTATAAAATTCTGGGGGCCATGCGACGCCGTTTCGAACGGCAAACGCCTTTGTTCCAAACCAGTGGTGGTTCTCCTGCACGGCTTCTGCGGCGACGGAATCATCAACTGGCAGTGTCAGGTAGCAGCTTTGACGAGAGACTACGCGGTCTACGTGCCGGACCTTCTCTTCTTCGGTGGATCCATCACCGATAAGGAGGAACGGTCGCCGGAGTTTCAAGCGGAGTGTTTGGCGGCGGGGTTGGGGAAGCTCGGGGTGGAGAAGTGCGTTGTGGTTGGGTTCAGTTATGGAGGGTTTGTGGCGTTGAAAATGGCTGAGATGTACGTTGAGATGGTGGAGGGAGTGGTGTTGTCTGGAGCCGTTGTGGCTGTTACGGAGTCCGTAGTTTTGAGAGCAGTGGAAGGGATAGGGTATTCGTCGATTTCCGAGATGTTGTTGCCGGTGTCCGTTGGGGAACTGAAGATCCTTCTTTCCGTTGCTTGTTACAGAAACCTCTCCTTACCCAACCGTTTCTACGCAGACTTCTTACAG GCGATGTACTCAAATAGGAAGGAGCGAGCTGAGCTGTTGGAGGCCTTAGACATTAGCTACAAACAGATCAATATCCCAAAACTTCACCAG CGAATACACCTTCTATGGGGTGAGGATGACAAAATTTTTAAACTAGAGTTTGCGCAGAAAATGAAAGa GAAGGTGGGAAATAATGCAACATATGAAGGCATAAAGAGTGCGGGTCACCTGGTTCACCTGGAGCGACCCTGGCTCTATAATAAGAGCCTCAAGCAATTTCTTTCTTCTGTTTTTCCATTGCCAGCTGCCAAAAACTGA
- the LOC114174169 gene encoding GATA transcription factor 18, producing the protein MGPCTCGTSHTQTTSFSMPFSVTNHKQPYQDSDIYDYSFSSSSSSSSSVVDCTLSLGTPSTRFSQDQEKPTRHHQRTSVSNFCWDLLQSKHSPQSQTKSSRTPNTTSNTDPLIARRCANCDTTSTPLWRNGPRGPKSLCNACGIRFKKEERRASAAAAPPQQASGGMMESAQVYNNSWYAHPQSQKMQCFSPGMGSEFCFADDGDRDADNGIPFLSWRLNVADRTSLVHDFTR; encoded by the exons ATGGGACCCTGTACATGTGGCACCTCCCACACCCAAACCACCTCCTTCTCCATGCCTTTCTCAGTCACAAACCATAAACAACCTTACCAAGATTCCGACATTTACGATTATTCCTTCTCCTCctcgtcttcttcttcctcttccgtTGTTGACTGCACCCTCTCCCTCGGTACCCCATCCACCCGTTTCTCCCAAGACCAGGAAAAACCTACTCGCCACCACCAACGTACCTCCGTTTCCAACTTCTGTTGGGACTTACTACAATCCAAACACAGCCCTCAATCCCAAACCAAATCCTCCAGAACCCCCAATACCACCTCAAACACCGACCCTCTCATCGCTCGCCGCTGCGCCAATTGTGACACCACCTCAACTCCCCTTTGGAGAAATGGCCCCCGAGGCCCCAAG TCACTGTGCAATGCGTGTGGGATTAGATTCAAGAAGGAGGAGAGAAGGGCGAGTGCCGCGGCTGCACCGCCGCAGCAGGCTTCTGGCGGCATGATGGAATCGGCGCAGGTGTACAACAACTCCTGGTACGCACACCCGCAGAGTCAGAAGATGCAGTGTTTCTCGCCGGGGATGGGGAGCGAGTTCTGTTTCGCGGATGACGGCGACCGAGACGCCGATAACGGCATTCCGTTTCTCTCGTGGAGACTCAACGTCGCAGACAGAACGAGCCTCGTCCACGACTTCACAAGATAA